The Spirochaetota bacterium DNA segment AAAAGCGAGCTCATGCGGGAGACGCTCGGTGCGCGGCTCGTCGACAACTTCATAGAAAACAAGATGCTCGAGCTGGATCGATTCAACTCGCACATCACCGATTACGAGATAAACGAGTATCTGCCCATCCTCTGAAATCTACGCGGCCCCCACATGAAACGACCGGGCATCGCGCTTATCGGCTGCGGAAGGATCGGCTTCATGCTCGAATCCGACCCGCTTCGCTACAAGCCATGCACGCATTTCGGCGGCGCATCTTCGGCCGGCCTGCGCATCACGCACGCGTGCGATATCGATCCCGGCAGGCTCGAAGGCTTTGTCCGCCTATCGGGAATCCCGAATGAAAACGCCTTTACCTCCCACCGCGAACTATTAGATTCGGTCCGCCCCGAACTCGTGATCATAAGCACCTGGATCGAATCGCACACCGATATCGGTACGCGCGCCGCCGCGAACGGTGCCCGTGTGATCGTATGCGAAAAACCCATCGCCCCGAACCTCCGCGATGCCTCCAGATTAATCGCCTCCTGCGAAGCGCACGGCACGAGCCTTATCATCAACCACGAGCGCCGTTACGACATGCGCTATCGGAAGATCAAGGAAATGCTCGACGACGGCGCCATAGGCGAAATCAGGACAGTGCATGCCTCCATACTGACCGCCGGTTTCCTGGGCAGGTCCAGGATCGAGCAGGGAGGCGGGCCGCTCCTTCACGACGGCACCCACATGATGGACCTTATAAGATACTTCTTCGGCGATATCGCCACTGTCGTCGGGGATTTCAACCGCTCGGGAAATCGAAAAAGCGGTTTCGAGGACCGGGCCACGGCATGGATACGGACGCGCGGCGGCGTGGACGTGTTTCTCGAAGCGGGCGGGGCCAGGGAGTACTTCGTCTTCGAGCTCGCCATATCGGGCACCAGGGGAAAAATCATCGCGGGTAACGGCTACCAGTCGTTTTTCACTACCCGTGCGTCGCATCACTACACGGGCTTTCGCGACCTTGTTGAAAAACCCTTCCCCCGCTTCAGACGTCTCAACTACTTCACACGGGAATACTCCGAGGCGAAACGGCTTCTTGCCGGGGAGGACATCCCCGTAAGCTCGGGCGGTCTCGACGGTTACCGTGCGATCGAGGCGATTCACGCCGTCTATCTTTCGGCCCGGCAGGGAAGAAAAATTGTTGAATTGCCCATTAAACCGGGTACAATCCGTCTAAAAGAGATATTCAATCTTTGATTTTTTTATGATTGTGGTTATTAGACTCTCCGGCGTGCCACGGAAAATGACGGCTTCTCCGATGCGGGCGCGGCCGGGACGGGTGTTCTACGGATATTCAATGATCTTACCGGAAGGGGAATGGAAATTAAACCGAAAAAAATCAGCGATAACGCCATATTGCTCGCGATAAAAGGAAGGTTCAATATCGAGCAGGTTGGCGCTTTCGAGAGCGCGCTGGAGAAATGCGCAGGGAGCAAGTGGATAATCCTGGACCTCTCCGCGATGAAATACATCGATTCGTCCGGGATCGGTTCCCTTATAAAGGCGGTCAATATCGCGAAAAACGAGAAGCGGGAGATACTCCTGTACAGCATCGACCCGGCCATCATGAACGTCTTCAGGCTGGCGTATCTCGACAAGTTCTTCAGCATCCGCTCGCGCGAAGAGCTCGCGAAGCTTTTCCCCGCAAGCCACCTTTAACGAAGAGCGCGTTACCATCGCCGTTGGCGGTTACGACAAAGAGAGACCCTTCGGCGCGCGCATCCCGTTACAGATACCCCCCCTCCAGCAGTTTGCGTTTCAAATCATCATCCCGTGCGGTCGGCTTGTCTGACGAGCGAAGACTTAGCATGCGCTCGACGTATTTGGCGAGTATATCGACCTCGATGTTTACGGCGTCCCCCGCTTTTCGCTCGTACAGAGTGGTTTTTGCCGCGGTTTCCGGGACGATGTAAATGCTGAACCCGGTCGGAAGGAGCGAGACGACGGTAAGGGAAATCCCGTCTACCGCTACCGACCCCTTCGCCACGATGTAGCGGGAAAGCGCTTCCGGGACCGCGATGTCGATGCCGGTACCGTCCGGGTCTCGCCGCACCGCCCTTACCGTTCCCCTGCCGTCGACATGCCCCTGGACGATATGACCCCCCAGGCGCCCGTTGGGTGTCACCGCCCGTTCCAGGTTCACTCTCCTGGCGGGGCCGAACGAGCCGAGCGTGGTCGTCTGAAGTGTCACGCTGGAACAGAAAACCGAAAACGTCCCTCCTGCCAGGCGGGTCACCGTCTGGCAGGCGCCGTCGATCGAGATTGAATCACCGACGGCCGTGCCCTCAAGCGCCCGCGCCGCGGACACCGACAGCGTTGCGCCCGTTTGGGCGCTCTCGAGGCTTTTTACAACGCCTATTTCTTCGATCAATCCGGTAAACACGCACTACCTCTCAGATATTACATATCCGGAGCCTTACGAAATCCCGCCATAGCCGCCGTACAGAACATCCTCGCCGATCACGACCGTTGAGATGTCGCGCAGGCGAAGCGAACCGGCTATAGTATCCCCCCCCCTGCCGTTCAGTACCGGAACTCCCCCGCCGATAACGCGCGGAGCTATGAAATAGATATACTGGTCGATGGCGTTCGCATCGAAAAACGACGCCGCGAGTATTCCGCCGCTCTCCAGCAGGGCCATCATTATACCACGACCGTGCAGCAGCCGCAAGACATTATCCGCAATCTCGGC contains these protein-coding regions:
- a CDS encoding Gfo/Idh/MocA family oxidoreductase, whose product is MKRPGIALIGCGRIGFMLESDPLRYKPCTHFGGASSAGLRITHACDIDPGRLEGFVRLSGIPNENAFTSHRELLDSVRPELVIISTWIESHTDIGTRAAANGARVIVCEKPIAPNLRDASRLIASCEAHGTSLIINHERRYDMRYRKIKEMLDDGAIGEIRTVHASILTAGFLGRSRIEQGGGPLLHDGTHMMDLIRYFFGDIATVVGDFNRSGNRKSGFEDRATAWIRTRGGVDVFLEAGGAREYFVFELAISGTRGKIIAGNGYQSFFTTRASHHYTGFRDLVEKPFPRFRRLNYFTREYSEAKRLLAGEDIPVSSGGLDGYRAIEAIHAVYLSARQGRKIVELPIKPGTIRLKEIFNL
- a CDS encoding STAS domain-containing protein, producing MEIKPKKISDNAILLAIKGRFNIEQVGAFESALEKCAGSKWIILDLSAMKYIDSSGIGSLIKAVNIAKNEKREILLYSIDPAIMNVFRLAYLDKFFSIRSREELAKLFPASHL
- a CDS encoding riboflavin synthase, with product MFTGLIEEIGVVKSLESAQTGATLSVSAARALEGTAVGDSISIDGACQTVTRLAGGTFSVFCSSVTLQTTTLGSFGPARRVNLERAVTPNGRLGGHIVQGHVDGRGTVRAVRRDPDGTGIDIAVPEALSRYIVAKGSVAVDGISLTVVSLLPTGFSIYIVPETAAKTTLYERKAGDAVNIEVDILAKYVERMLSLRSSDKPTARDDDLKRKLLEGGYL